From the genome of Triticum aestivum cultivar Chinese Spring chromosome 3B, IWGSC CS RefSeq v2.1, whole genome shotgun sequence, one region includes:
- the LOC123071154 gene encoding dentin sialophosphoprotein: MALETKQVGLCIKKVLRSSIKTSYRCVSEHPVLFSLGVLLYLLYRSAPGFFVFLLSSSPVIICTTLLLGILLSYGDTNLPEANDEDTKTTPEISAFKVANSSRDVQFGSDQRISVPSFRNTTENFKERKTKRTGSVRERSTQLDDEVPLLRRVDEEDEKFEHGDKPKTLTPFPSMVNFRGEVGVREGLHFNPGMQFADSFFVTDMADRNASLFEGLNEKDASLDMFSSSENVNKHAEMQENLNLAASKVSDFSEELPTDGTAGTSRPTYAVSVRQNKKLDVLKVNTSKAVEENLLDSSLGSPWASVGSQDGSSGFDSDGAESSSPDASMTDIAPVLDEIDPLLGADFTRPDPIPNDDSDSDSHVSSQDHDTDDDSNDDDGNNDAKDGGEENKKDEGQEAAFIWTADDAKNLMDLGYSEMERNRRLEILMVRRRSRKNIIFDIDSNLTDTNGKSVDDLSRFGAQVSHISVTRRNPFDLPYDSDEAAIPGSAPSILHARKNPFDFLEHSSESGVSAHDNLSPGESPQTSHREIFRRHESFNFGTTDATQERRLSRLRPYFVPETVEGGTSTLQRQFSDKSESKLSSVTESDMASSVADQEEHKDLDEKDVHGEHESPALLRQDSDLADAGSECSDGINSVDVELDNSDIDEREIALHHFVFERSEEREAYLTSTKGKGHDENYMLKSDGNSTVPLDPVGDLLSWEDGDGESVLGAKSSMAPNITAEVSEWLSSPRPAEEHELRSGDLGLGATSIAEEDGNVDSMSCSNNEIPLQNLIHGPMDLLTDFEKETLPSISMDLHPIPEERVLENFNMEEKHETGAFTGSGTALTDLHVIEEHFDVASEVSPSSLVASLCPPGVSGSIQSPSIEPKDVSNPFFSVASEPDRVDMIDMNEEMTSDYLLDSDDDDANRIYPEPLEDNGIDESFLSELDAVGDFRVEPVRLDQQVPDLSSRTYNPADGVAEDSLISPKTSGDIATSDASALDSGDLSPLVDYLSGTDPEFSWTLGLSHDDPEQTVYNPRRRILEAMNRELNLPCDEPEVTEMPSVNTPSEAYLVVGATELEVTKNEPGAAKTDAEMMAVDAKSLEDIEMAFEAETAHISGVDIDLEPLEGSEELHVIDAKSVEDISAALKEHSNVDVNNCFEQNEDEVGCGEVAECAKDDSLPEGTHLESLQKHLPRDEPEVTETPSVNTPLEAYLAVGATELEVTKNEPRTAKTDAEMMAVDAKSLEDIEMAFKQASAGGVDGPILDAETAHMSGGDIDSEPLEGSGQLHVIDAKSVEDISAVLKEHSSVDVNNYFEQNEDKVGCAEVVECTKHDSLPEGAHVESLHLAGDDREPESNMSCIEAKTIDDMNAVFKKLSDGHEESTVKAMESENDHDGRDATEQH; the protein is encoded by the exons ATGGCTCTTGAGACAAAACAAGTTGGTCTGTGTATCAAGAAAGTTCTGAGGTCCTCCATTAAAACAAGCTACAGATGTGTCTCTGAACATCCAGTCCTTTTCAGTTTGGGTGTTCTGCTCTATTTGTTGTACAGATCTGCACCGGGGTTCTTTgtgttccttctttcttcttcaccTGTAATTATATGTACCACTCTTCTTCTGGGAATCCTACTGAGTTATGGAGACACGAACCTACCTGAAGCTAATGATGAGGATACCAAGACTACTCCAGAGATTTCAGCTTTTAAGGTGGCGAATTCTTCAAGGGATGTTCAATTTGGGTCAGATCAGAGAATATCAGTGCCTAGTTTTAGGAATACTACAGAAAACTTCAAAGAAAGGAAAACAAAGCGGACAGGTTCTGTCAGAGAGAGGTCTACTCAGCTTGATGATGAGGttcctcttctgagaagagttgatgaagaagatgagaagTTTGAACATGGGGACAAACCTAAAACATTAACTCCATTTCCTTCCATGGTCAATTTCCGTGGAGAGGTTGGAGTTAGGGAGGGCTTGCACTTTAACCCGGGAATGCAATTCGCAGATTCATTTTTTGTGACAGATATGGCTGATAGGAACGCTAGCTTATTTGAAGGTCTGAATGAGAAGGATGCATCCTTGGACATGTTCTCATCGAGTGAGAATGTTAATAAGCATGCTGAAATGCAGGAGAATCTGAATCTAGCAGCTAGCAAAGTGAGTGATTTCTCTGAAGAGTTGCCGACTGATGGGACAGCTGGAACTAGCAGACCAACTTATGCAGTTTCTGTGCGCCAGAATAAAAAGCTTGATGTGCTTAAGGTTAATACTAGCAAGGCCGTTGAGGAAAATCTCCTTGATTCCTCTCTTGGTTCGCCATGGGCATCAGTCGGCAGTCAGGATGGTTCATCTGGTTTTGACTCTGATGGGGCTGAGAGTTCTTCACCCGATGCATCCATGACTGACATTGCACCAGTTCTTGATGAAATTGACCCTCTTCTGGGTGCTGATTTCACTCGTCCTGATCCCATCCCTAATGATGATTCAGACAGTGATTCACATGTCTCCTCACAGGATCATGACACGGATGATGACAGTAATGATGATGATGGGAACAATGATGCTAAAGATGGTGGTGAGGAGAACAAGAAAGATGAAGGTCAGGAAGCGGCATTTATTTGGACAGCAGATGATGCAAAGAATCTGATGGATCTTGGATACTCTGAGATGGAAAGAAACCGTAGATTGGAGATTTTGATGGTTAGGCGAAGATCCAGGAAGAATATAATATTTGACATTGACAGTAACCTAACGGATACCAATGGGAAAAGCGTAGATGATTTATCACGCTTCGGTGCACAAGTATCACACATCTCAGTAACAAGGAGGAACCCGTTTGACCTTCCATATGATTCTGACGAAGCGGCGATTCCTGGCTCAGCTCCTTCAATCCTGCATGCAAGAAAGAACCCATTTGATTTTCTTGAGCATTCCAGTGAAAGTGGCGTTTCTGCACATGATAATTTAAGCCCGGGGGAATCACCACAGACTTCTCATCGTGAGATCTTTAGAAGGCATGAGAGCTTCAACTTTGGAACTACAGATGCTACGCAGGAGAGACGTTTGTCTAGATTGAGGCCATATTTTGTCCCTGAGACAGTAGAAGGGGGCACAAGTACTTTACAAAGGCAGTTCAGTGACAAGAGTGAGTCCAAATTGAGTTCTGTTACTGAATCTGATATGGCTTCTTCGGTTGCCGatcaggaggaacacaaggatctCGATGAAAAGGATGTGCACGGGGAGCATGAGTCACCAGCTCTCTTGAGACAGGACAGTGACCTTGCAGATGCTGGCAGTGAGTGTTCGGATGGCATCAACTCCGTGGATGTTGAACTAGACAACAGTGACATTGATGAGCGTGAGATCGCTCTGCATCATTTTGTCTTCGAAAGATCGGAAGAAAGAGAAGCATATCTTACCTCAACAAAAGGGAAGGGTCATGATGAAAATTACATGCTCAAGTCAGATGGGAATTCTACGGTGCCACTTGATCCAGTTGGTGACTTGCTTAGCTGGGAAGATGGAGATG GTGAAAGCGTCCTGGGTGCTAAGTCTTCTATGGCACCAAACATAACAGCTGAAGTCTCAGAATGGCTTTCTTCTCCTAGGCCAGCTGAAGAGCATGAATTAAGATCCGGGGACCTTGGTCTTGGTGCCACCAGTATAGCTGAGGAAGATGGAAATGTTGATTCCATGTCCTGTTCAAACAATGAAATCCCATTACAAAACCTTATTCATGGGCCTATGGACTTGCTTACTGATTTTGAAAAGGAAACATTACCATCAATATCTATGGACCTTCACCCTATCCCTGAGGAGAGGGTTCTCGAGAACTTCAACATGGAAGAAAAGCATGAAACTGGAGCGTTTACTGGTTCTGGTACTGCCTTGACTGACTTGCATGTAATCGAAGAGCACTTTGATGTTGCATCGGAAGTAAGCCCAAGTTCTTTGGTTGCTTCCTTGTGTCCTCCTGGTGTGAGTGGTTCCATCCAATCTCCATCGATTGAACCTAAAGATGTCTCAAACCCATTTTTTTCGGTGGCTTCTGAACCTGACAGGGTGGATATGATTGATATGAATGAAGAAATGACTTCTGATTATCTACTTGattctgatgatgatgatgctaataGAATCTATCCTGAGCCTTTAGAGgataatggtattgatgaaagTTTCCTGTCGGAACTGGATGCGGTGGGAGACTTCCGGGTAGAACCGGTGAGACTGGATCAGCAGGTGCCTGATCTTAGCTCCCGTACTTACAACCCTGCTGATGGTGTTGCAGAAGACTCCTTGATTAGCCCTAAGACTTCTGGTGACATTGCCACATCAGATGCCAGTGCATTAGACTCTGGTGATCTGTCCCCATTGGTTGATTATCTAAGCGGCACTGATCCTGAATTCAGTTGGACATTAGGATTATCTCATGATGATCCTGAGCAAACTGTCTACAATCCACGGCGAAGGATTCTTGAAGCAATGAACAGAGAGTTGAATCTACCATGCGACGAACCAGAAGTCACAGAAATGCCTTCAGTCAATACACCATCTGAAGCATACTTAGTGGTTGGAGCAACTGAACTGGAAGTTACTAAAAATGAGCCCGGGGCAGCTAAAACTGATGCTGAAATGATGGCTGTTGATGCCAAGTCCCTGGAGGACATAGAGATGGCCTTTGAGGCTGAAACCGCACACATCTCAGGGGTTGATATTGACTTAGAGCCTTTAGAGGGTTCTGAAGAACTGCATGTGATTGATGCAAAATCTGTTGAAGACATTTCTGCTGCTTTGAAGGAACACTCTAATGTTGATGTGAACAATTGCTTCGAACAAAACGAAGATGAAGTTGGATGTGGAGAGGTTGCAGAATGTGCAAAAGACGACAGTCTTCCAGAAGGAACACATCTTGAAAGTCTACAGAAACACCTACCACGTGACGAGCCAGAAGTCACAGAAACACCTTCAGTCAATACTCCGTTGGAAGCATACTTAGCAGTTGGAGCAACTGAACTGGAAGTTACTAAAAATGAGCCTAGGACAGCTAAAACTGATGCTGAGATGATGGCTGTTGATGCCAAGTCTCTGGAGGACATAGAGATGGCCTTTAAACAAGCAAGTGCTGGTGGGGTTGATGGGCCCATCCTTGACGCTGAAACCGCACACATGTCAGGCGGTGATATTGACTCAGAGCCTTTGGAGGGATCTGGACAGTTGCATGTCATTGATGCAAAATCAGTGGAGGACATTTCTGCTGTTCTAAAGGAACACTCTAGTGTtgatgtgaacaattactttgaaCAAAACGAAGATAAAGTTGGATGTGCAGAGGTTGTCGAGTGCACAAAACACGACAGTCTTCCAGAAGGAGCACATGTTGAAAGTCTGCATTTGGCTGGAGATGATAGGGAGCCTGAAAGCAACATGAGTTGTATCGAGGCGAAGACCATCGATGACATGAATGCAGTGTTCAAGAAGCTGTCTGATGGCCATGAGGAAAGTACTGTAAAGGCAATGGAGTCCGAGAATGATCATGACGGAAGAGACGCAACTGAACAACACTGA